The genomic window GGCTTCCTCCGGTCCTTGCAGTTGTTCGACCGGTTTATCGCTGACGATATTCCAGAAGTCTTTGTCGCTGTCGATGGTCTGCATCTTGCTGACCAGACCGCCCATGCTGTGTCCGACCAGGACCATCTGGTTCATCATCGGATCGCGTTGCTGGGGATCAAAGGCCTGTCGCATTTCCGCCAGGTCGTTTCGCATTTGCGTGGCGCTGACCCAGAAGGGCTGGCCCGAGGGATACATGTAGAACCAGAACTGGTAGCGTTCACGAATCTGAGGGAACGATCGCAGGTCGTTAAACATGTCCATCCAGGTCAGCGGACTGGACCACAACCCGTGCACCATGACCACGGGAATCCGATCGGGATCATAGGGTTCCAACATGTACAGCCCCCGCAGTTCTTGCGATTTGGCTGGATTTAATAGACCCTCGGTGGCTTTGTTGCGTTTGCGAAATTGCGGGCTGTCCAGATAGAAGGCCAGCGGCGTCGTCAGGTCGGTTTCCAGTGGCGCCCAGTGATTGGCCAGCTGGACTTGGTTGTGACTGAGCGGATCGAAAAACTCCAGCACAAAGTTCTGCGGCGCTTCGCCGGGCTGGAGGTCGGTATCGATGCAGCGGAGCAAGGCGGTGACGGCGTAGCTGAGCCCTTCTGGGTAGTATTTCTCGCGCTGGTCCTGATCGGATTTGGGACGCCGCACGGCCAGCAGGGGCACTCCCAAACCATAGGTCTGGTGGCGGTTGTGAAGCGTTTCGACCTTGAAGTCGCTGACAAATTCGTAGCGGTCAAACTCTTCCGCCGGCCACTTGCCACGCGCCACGGTATCGATCTTAAAGGACCGTTTGGGCGTCTTGATGGTATAGCTTTGCCCGGGACGCAACTTGTTTTCCGCGCACAGCAGTCGCAGCGTGTCTTCCAAAGCCTCGTTGTAGAGGTCACAGGCGCTGCGGAATTGAGGATCGTAGGGATTGCGAACCGAATCCAGTTCCGGTGAGAACAGGTATTGGTAGCTGTTGCGGATGGTGATGCCAAAGTGGTGCAGGGCGACACTGCTGGCGCCCTCACGCTCGGCTTTTTTGCCTTCGATATAGGACAGTTCGCCGACCGCAAAAATTAACTCGTTGTCTTCGTCGGCCGCTGCGCGTTCGCGGAGTTTAGTCAGCGTGGCGGCCGGATCGTCTTCGTACGATTCGATTAATCCAAAACGCTGCAACAGTTGGTTG from Roseimaritima ulvae includes these protein-coding regions:
- a CDS encoding esterase/lipase family protein codes for the protein MTPHNTPRRSTPQLVCASLLGCLLLLAFTAGCTAPRYISKRNVRENALASQLQLMRRRGPAVSERTNQLLQRFGLIESYEDDPAATLTKLRERAAADEDNELIFAVGELSYIEGKKAEREGASSVALHHFGITIRNSYQYLFSPELDSVRNPYDPQFRSACDLYNEALEDTLRLLCAENKLRPGQSYTIKTPKRSFKIDTVARGKWPAEEFDRYEFVSDFKVETLHNRHQTYGLGVPLLAVRRPKSDQDQREKYYPEGLSYAVTALLRCIDTDLQPGEAPQNFVLEFFDPLSHNQVQLANHWAPLETDLTTPLAFYLDSPQFRKRNKATEGLLNPAKSQELRGLYMLEPYDPDRIPVVMVHGLWSSPLTWMDMFNDLRSFPQIRERYQFWFYMYPSGQPFWVSATQMRNDLAEMRQAFDPQQRDPMMNQMVLVGHSMGGLVSKMQTIDSDKDFWNIVSDKPVEQLQGPEEAKAKLASALFFKPNNSIRRVVTIATPHRGSEFANDYTRWLARKVIRLPSFAVNTANRLAAENPGFFKDTKMLTVSNAIDSLAPDSPIFPVMLRAHRAPDVKYHNVVGMIDEKSLFGRISHKGDGVVEYDSSHLEDASSEIVVQADHMSIQTNSQTILEVRRILLEHLQEVDADDRIATRPEPLSPSDQPSDLRLLEDDMDPLYSW